Below is a genomic region from Demequina sp. NBRC 110054.
GATCGGTGGCCCGAAGGACAGGTGTGATGTCCCCGCCGCGATCAGCGAACGGCATCGGGCGAGCACGGCGTCGACGTCGCCGGATATCCCCAGGGAGAGCATGCGGTTGTCGATCGCCGACACTGCGGCGTCCTCCTCGCCTCTCGCGAGCGCCGCCGCAGCAGGGTCGAAGTCGGATTGGGCCAGGCCGGCCTGCCCGAGCAGGTGCGGGGAGAACGCGTTCCCGTAGTACGCGAGCTTGAGCGCAAGCGCGCGATCGCCGTCTGCGCGCGAGTCGGACAGCGAGAGCCACACGCAGGCAGGGATGTCGAGGTCGGCGGCCGAGCGTCCCGCGCGGTGCGCGCCCGCGAGGATGCGCGCGCGGGCCGAGGAGAACTCCTCTGGCGGGAACAGGAGCGCGAGCACGCCATCTGCCTCGGCACCCGCGAACTCCAGCATCTTGGGGCTCATCGCGCCGACGTAGATCGGGACGTCCGAGGCTGCGAACCTCAGTCGCGCGTCCTCCTGCCATCCGACGCCCGCGCCCTCGACGGCCCCGGGTGATCCGCCGGACGTCAGCGCGCGAATCGCGCGAAGCGCCTCGCGTGTGCGCGACAGCGGCTTGGTCTGGTCGATGCCGATCCACTCGAGGAACCTGCCGGAGCCGGCCCCCAGCCCGAGGAGGAACCGCCCGTCGCTGAGCTCCTGCATCGTCGCGGCGAGCATCGCCAGCTCTGCAGGGTGCACGGAGTACGGGTTCATGAGCCCGATGCCGAGCTTGAGGCGCGAGGTCGTGGCGGCGGCGGCGCCGACGAGCGCCGGCGCGAAGCGGTAGGTCAGGTCGTTGGAGACCCACAGCTGGTCGATCCCGGCGTCCTCAGCGGCCCTCGCGAGGGCGAGGTACTGCGCGGAGTCCAGGTCGTTGTTGACCCGCAGGCTGAATGTCAGCGGCGTGCTCATGCTTCCTCCTCCAGCAGCGCCCGGCGAAGCTCGCCGAGCTGCTCGATCGATCGTGCCGTGTCGTCGTGTCCCACCCACGGGTACACCGAGCGGAACATCACGTGGAGCTGCCCGCCAACGATGTCACGGACCTCGGCCAGGGTGGGCAGGACCTCATCGACCGTTCCGAGGAGGAGCTCGCCCTGTCGGGATCTCACCTGCTCGGGGGTCATCGTCTCCGGATGCCACTCGGGGCCATCGGGTTCGGCGAGTCCATACCAGTCCGCGTAGACCCGGCGCGTCTGCATGTAGCCCTCGGCGACCGCCTGCCACGCCGCGTCACGGCCCTCAGCGTGGAGAAAGCCCCCCACGTTGAGGGAGAACGGGGGATCGGCGTCCGGGTGGCCGTGGCGTCGCAGTGCGGCACGGTAGCCGTCGACGGCGAGCTTGACCCTCTCGACGAGCCCGCGGTTGACGCCGCTGCCTGCTTCGAAGGTCTGCGAGTCCGTACCGGCGTCCATGCAGTACCTGTCGGCGAGACGTGCGGCGCGGTCGACGGCCCGCGGGTGATGGCCCCCGAGCATGATCGGGGGCCCTCCGGCGGTGTCTGGGCGCGGGCTCACGAGCATGTGCCCGCCGTCCGTGCCGACGCTCTGACCCGACCATGCGGCGCGGCAGACGGCGATCGCCTGCTCGGTGAGCACGGCGCGTCGCCCACGTGCGACGCCCATGCCTTGGAACTCGACGTCGCGGTAGCCAAGGCCCAGCCCCAGAGTGAAGCGCCCTCCCGAGAGGGCGTCCAGGAAGGCCGCGTCCTCGGCGAGCCTGACGGGGTGATGGAGCGGGGCGATCGCAAGTCCGTAGCCGATCCCGATGCGCGTGGTCGCCTGAACGAGGGCTCCGCAGTAGGCAGCGAGAGATCCCGCGTAGCGCGATTCGTGGAAGTGGTGCTCGCTGACCCAGACGCTGTCCAGGCCGTGCGTCTCCGCAGCACGGGCGAGGTCGATCGACCTCGCGAGCTCGTCCCCGTGCGAGGCGGCAGCGTGTCGCTGCCCCGGGTGCCATTCGCCCGTCAGTACGCCGAGCCCGAGCTGTACCGTCATGCTCGCGCGATCTGCTCCTCGCGCCACGCGAGGAATCTCTCGATGCCGATGGTGATCGTGTCGTCGGATGCCGCGAGCGAGGCCCGAAGGTGGTGGGGCGCCTCGTCGCCGAACGCGGTGCCGGGCGCGAAGGCGACGCCTCGTGCGACCAGCTCGAGCGCGGCGTCACGCGCGGGCGTGCCGTCGGGCAGCGGCATCATCAGGTAGAAGGTTCCACGCGGCGCTACCGCGTCGACACCGCGCTCACGGAGCAGCGACAGCGCGAGGTCTCGACGCTCACGGTAGGTCGTGCGCATCACGGCGACAGCGTCCTGGGGTCCGGTGAGGGCCGCGAGAGCAGCGGCCTGCGTGACGGACGACGTGCATGAGATCGAGGTCTCGAGCAGACGGGTCACGGGATCCGCAAGGTGCGCCGGCACCACCGCGTAGCCGACGCGCCACCCCGTCATGGCGTAGGTCTTCGACATGCTGAACACCGAGGCGACCCGCTCTGGGGCGAGCGCGGCGAGGTGGACATGAGGCGCGTCGTACACGATCTCGTCGTAGACCTCGTCGCTGATCACCGTGAGGTCGTGCGTCTCGGCGATCGACAGCAGCTCCTCGATGAGCTCGCGGGGGAAGACCGCCCCGGTCGGGTTGGACGGTGAGTTGACCACCAGCGCGCGCGTGCGGGGCGTGATCAGGCTCCGCACCTGCTCGGGATCCGGCATGAAGCCGGCCTCGGGTCGCAGCGCGTAGCGGATCGGCGACGCTCCCGCCATGATCGCCTGCATGGCGTAGTTCGGCCATCCCGGGTCAGGGACGAGGACCTCGTCGCCGGGGCCCACGACGGCGCGCATGACTGCGTCGAGGCCCTGGACCGCGCCATGGGTGATCAGGACGCGCTCGACCGCGGGGCAGGTGCCGTACGCACGCTGCAGGCGGCCGGCCGCGGCCTCCCTGAGCTCCGGAACGCCCGGCGTCGCGACGTAGGACGATCCGGCCCGGGCGGAGCGTGCGGCGGCCTCCACGATGTGGTCAGGCGTCGCGAAGTCGGGCTCTCCGAGCTCCATTCGTGCGATGTCGGCGGAGGAACGGAGCACCAGTTCCATGATCTCGCGGATGCCCGAGTGGGGCAGCAGCGTGGTGGCGAAGCTGGGGGTCGGCATGAATTCACCCTAGAGTTGCTGATTGTAAGTTACAGACGTGTTACGGCTTCTCTTGTAACAAGTGGAAATGCCAATATACTATTCGATTGTGAAGTCGAATAGGAATCTCCCTGTGCGGATCGGCAGCTGGTCGATGTTCGCTTCCGTCGAGTCCGCAGCGCTGATGGCGTCCTCGGGTGCCGACTGGCTCGTGCTCGACGCACAGCACGGCCGGTGGGAGACCGCCGCGCTCGATGGCGCGATCCCGTTGCTCGTCGCGGCGTTCCCCGAGGTGTCCATCCAGGTGCGGGTCCCGAGCGGGGACCCGGCCGTGATCAATCGTGTGCTCGATGCGGGAGCCGCAG
It encodes:
- a CDS encoding LLM class flavin-dependent oxidoreductase, whose translation is MTVQLGLGVLTGEWHPGQRHAAASHGDELARSIDLARAAETHGLDSVWVSEHHFHESRYAGSLAAYCGALVQATTRIGIGYGLAIAPLHHPVRLAEDAAFLDALSGGRFTLGLGLGYRDVEFQGMGVARGRRAVLTEQAIAVCRAAWSGQSVGTDGGHMLVSPRPDTAGGPPIMLGGHHPRAVDRAARLADRYCMDAGTDSQTFEAGSGVNRGLVERVKLAVDGYRAALRRHGHPDADPPFSLNVGGFLHAEGRDAAWQAVAEGYMQTRRVYADWYGLAEPDGPEWHPETMTPEQVRSRQGELLLGTVDEVLPTLAEVRDIVGGQLHVMFRSVYPWVGHDDTARSIEQLGELRRALLEEEA
- a CDS encoding pyridoxal phosphate-dependent aminotransferase produces the protein MPTPSFATTLLPHSGIREIMELVLRSSADIARMELGEPDFATPDHIVEAAARSARAGSSYVATPGVPELREAAAGRLQRAYGTCPAVERVLITHGAVQGLDAVMRAVVGPGDEVLVPDPGWPNYAMQAIMAGASPIRYALRPEAGFMPDPEQVRSLITPRTRALVVNSPSNPTGAVFPRELIEELLSIAETHDLTVISDEVYDEIVYDAPHVHLAALAPERVASVFSMSKTYAMTGWRVGYAVVPAHLADPVTRLLETSISCTSSVTQAAALAALTGPQDAVAVMRTTYRERRDLALSLLRERGVDAVAPRGTFYLMMPLPDGTPARDAALELVARGVAFAPGTAFGDEAPHHLRASLAASDDTITIGIERFLAWREEQIARA
- a CDS encoding LLM class flavin-dependent oxidoreductase; the protein is MSTPLTFSLRVNNDLDSAQYLALARAAEDAGIDQLWVSNDLTYRFAPALVGAAAATTSRLKLGIGLMNPYSVHPAELAMLAATMQELSDGRFLLGLGAGSGRFLEWIGIDQTKPLSRTREALRAIRALTSGGSPGAVEGAGVGWQEDARLRFAASDVPIYVGAMSPKMLEFAGAEADGVLALLFPPEEFSSARARILAGAHRAGRSAADLDIPACVWLSLSDSRADGDRALALKLAYYGNAFSPHLLGQAGLAQSDFDPAAAALARGEEDAAVSAIDNRMLSLGISGDVDAVLARCRSLIAAGTSHLSFGPPIGPDLLEAVSLLGSEVLPRLRKDLP